The following are encoded in a window of Bos indicus isolate NIAB-ARS_2022 breed Sahiwal x Tharparkar chromosome 21, NIAB-ARS_B.indTharparkar_mat_pri_1.0, whole genome shotgun sequence genomic DNA:
- the FSD2 gene encoding fibronectin type III and SPRY domain-containing protein 2, with protein MEEGAGEAPGLGRSAASKDFRFYHMDLYDSQDRLQIFPEESTRMRREGVQAEMTHEPMRGGVKVKAPRDLGEEVDELVHLYGLEDDHELGDEFIEENTPRIEVSEYPSYMMMGSEQRDWRPTGEAAQGEDLGFMGWGSAGQCQDLREAYRYSHGRASEEYECYVIPEEEDEEEAADVFCVTCKTPIRASEKDQDEHKQHEVTPLSKALESAKDEIHKNMYKLEKQIIEMENFASHLEEVFITVEENFGRQEQNFESHYNEILETLAQKYEEKIQALGEKKKEKLEALYGQLVNCGENLDTCKELMETIEEMCHEEKVDFIKDAVAMADRLGKFLKTKTDEEISAQPDFEDQTLDFSDVEELMGSINTIPAPSAPVINPQAPNSATGSSVRVCWSLYSDDTVESYQLSYRPVQDGSPGKEQTEVTMTIKETYCSVTNLLPNTQYEFWVTAQNRAGLSPTSERAVYMTAPCPPIIKSKEIRSCEEAALISWESGNLNPVDSYTVELTQAETPGASGVTESVVGIPTCECLVQLQPRQNYTIYVRALNVGGPSARSEPATVHTTGSYFSLDEHTCHPRLTVSEDGLTVVRSERRGPAKEPVPSDAQFTRCAAVMGNLIPVRGRHYWEVEVDECLDYTVGVAFEDVPRQEDLGANRLSWCMRHAFASSRHKYEFLHNKMTPDIRITVPPKKIGILLDYENAKLSFFNVDISQHLYTFSCQLHQFVHPCFSLEKPGCLKIYNGISMPKHVTFY; from the exons atggaggagggagctggggaggcaCCGGGGCTGGGCAGGTCTGCTGCTTCTAAGGATTTCCGCTTCTATCACATGGATCTGTATGACTCTCAAGACAGACTGCAGATCTTCCCAGAAGAGAGTACTCGGATGAGAAGAGAAGGTGTCCAAGCTGAAATGACCCATGAGCCCATGAGAGGGGGCGTGAAAGTGAAGGCTCCGAGAGACCTTGGAGAGGAAGTGGATGAACTTGTCCATCTCTATGGACTTGAAGATGATCACGAATTAGGGGATGAGTTTATTGAGGAAAACACACCCAGAATAGAGGTTTCAGAATATCCTTCTTATATGATGATGGGGAGTGAGCAGAGAGACTGGAGACCTACTGGTGAGGCGGCTCAGGGTGAGGACCTGGGCTTCATGGGGTGGGGCTCAGCAGGCCAGTGCCAGGACTTGCGGGAAGCCTACAGGTACAGCCACGGCCGTGCCAGCGAGGAGTACGAGTGCTACGTCATCCCAgaggaggaggacgaggaagAAGCGGCTGACGTCTTCTGTGTCACTTGCAAAACTCCAATAAGAGCGTCGGAGAAGGATCAGGATGAACACAAGCAGCATGAGGTGACTCCGCTCAGTAAAGCCCTGGAGAGCGCCAAG GATGAAATTCACAAAAATATGTACAAGTTGGAAAAGCAAATTATTGAAATGGAAAACTTTGCAAGTCACTTAGAAGAAGTTTTCATCACGGTGGAG GAGAATTTTGGAAGACAAGAACAAAACTTTGAGTCTCATTACAATGAGATCTTGGAAACACTTGCCCAAAAATACGAAGAAAAAATACAAGCtctaggggagaaaaagaaagagaaactggaAGCTTTGTATGGACAACTGGTCAACTGTGGAGAAAATCTTGACACCTGCAAAGAACTAATGGAAACAATAGAGGAGATGTGTCATGAAGAGAAGGTTGATTTCATAAAG GATGCTGTGGCTATGGCTGACAG ACTTGGAAAAttcctgaaaacaaaaacagatgagGAGATCTCAGCGCAGCCCGACTTTGAAGACCAGACCTTGGATTTCTCTGATGTGGAGGAGCTGATGGGCTCCATAAACACCATCCCAG CTCCTTCTGCTCCAGTGATAAACCCACAGGCCCCTAACTCAGCCACAGGTTCCTCAGTCCGAGTGTGCTGGAGCTTGTACTCCGATGACACCGTGGAGAGCTATCAGCTGTCCTACCGGCCAGTGCAGGACGGCTCGCCTGGGAAGGAACAAACAG AGGTTACAATGACCATCAAAGAAACATACTGCTCAGTGACAAACCTGTTGCCAAACACACAGTATGAATTTTGGGTCACAGCTCAGAACAGGGCCGGCCTCAGCCCCACCAGTGAGCGTGCGGTGTACATGACAG CGCCTTGTCCCCCCATtataaaaagcaaagagataagGAGCTGCGAGGAGGCTGCGCTCATCTCCTGGGAGTCTGGAAACCTGAACCCTGTGGACTCATACACTGTGGAGCTGACCCAGGCAGAGACGCCGGGGGCCTCGGGTGTAACTGA GTCTGTTGTGGGCATCCCGACCTGCGAGTGCCTGGTGCAGCTGCAGCCCCGACAGAACTACACCATCTATGTGAGAGCCCTCAACGTGGGCGGCCCCAGCGCAAGGAGTGAGCCCGCCACCGTCCACACCACAG GCAGCTACTTCTCCCTGGACGAGCACACCTGCCATCCCCGGCTGACTGTATCTGAAGATGGGCTCACGGTTGTGCGAAGCGAGAGGAGAGGCCCCGCCAAGGAGCCAGTCCCCAGCGACGCCCAGTTTACCAG gtgtgctgcagtcatgggaaACCTAATTCCAGTCCGAGGGCGCCATTactgggaggtggaggtggacGAGTGTTTGGACTACACGGTGGGTGTGGCCTTTGAAGATGTCCCCAGACAGGAGGACCTGGGGGCAAACCGCCTCTCGTGGTGCATGAGGCACGCATTTGCGTCATCAAG GCATAAGTATGAATTTCTACACAACAAGATGACTCCAGACATAAGAATAACGGTTCCCCCAAAGAAGATTGGTATCCTGTTAGACTATGAAAATGCAAAGTTGTCATTTTTCAATGTGGACATTTCTCAGCATCTGTATACATTCAGTTGTCAGCTTCACCAGTTTGTGCATCCCTGTTTTTCCCTGGAAAAGCCTGGCTGCCTGAAGATATACAATGGCATTTCGATGCCAAAGCACGTCACTTTCTATTAG